A single window of Nicotiana sylvestris chromosome 5, ASM39365v2, whole genome shotgun sequence DNA harbors:
- the LOC138868336 gene encoding uncharacterized protein, which translates to MNGAVEATNKNIKKILRKMIEKHKQWHEKLSFSLLGYRTTTRTSTGATPNMLVYGTEVVIPAEVEIPSLRIIQEVELDDAEWVKSRYEQLALIDGKRINIVFHGQLYQNRMSRAFNKRVKQRQFTPGQLVLKKFSCVNMKPKGCSLPTGRVRTWFTEF; encoded by the coding sequence ATGAATGGGGCTGTAGAAGCCActaataagaacatcaagaagatactaaggaagatgatagagaagcataagcagtggcacgagaagttatcattttctttaCTAGGGTACCGAACCACAACCCGCACATCAACAGGGGCAACCCCCAacatgttggtatatggcacagaagttgtcattcccgctgaagtagaaatcccttccttgaggatcatacaagaagtagagctcgacgatgcagaatgggtaaaaagtcGATATGAGCAGTTAGCCCTCATAGACGGAAAGAGGATAAATAtagttttccatggtcaactttatcaaaataggatgtccagagccttcaataaaagagtcaagcagagacagttcacaccggggcagctggtttTAAAGAAATTTTCCTGCGTCAATATGAAGCCAAAGGGatgttctctcccaactggtagggtccgtacatggttcaccgagttctga